One Pyrococcus furiosus DSM 3638 genomic region harbors:
- a CDS encoding ASCH domain-containing protein, translating into MQHVIALHQVYGELIFRGLKWHEIRRSRVFEEGDIVFLYIARGDLYTLKKTLRKLGLTEEQTITKRGTIAGGFEVGEVIKADFETLWELTKDTSGLTFVHGEHEGKRWLKNYVNEYGYAFIIEKPFLFKEPVTKEELKEKYRIHVEGIIHLSLRTRRPWVKALLEDLMTREFEYI; encoded by the coding sequence ATGCAACATGTAATTGCCTTGCACCAAGTTTACGGTGAGCTCATATTTAGAGGGTTGAAATGGCATGAAATCAGACGTAGTAGGGTTTTTGAGGAAGGAGATATTGTTTTTCTTTACATAGCAAGAGGAGATCTCTATACGCTAAAGAAAACGCTTAGAAAACTGGGATTAACTGAAGAACAGACAATAACAAAGAGAGGGACAATAGCTGGAGGATTTGAAGTGGGAGAAGTCATTAAAGCAGACTTTGAAACTCTGTGGGAGTTAACCAAAGACACAAGCGGACTAACTTTTGTTCATGGCGAACATGAGGGAAAAAGGTGGCTTAAGAACTATGTAAACGAGTATGGTTATGCATTCATAATTGAGAAACCATTCCTTTTCAAAGAGCCTGTCACAAAAGAAGAATTGAAAGAAAAGTATAGAATACACGTGGAGGGAATTATTCATCTCTCACTCCGCACTCGGCGCCCCTGGGTCAAAGCCCTCCTTGAAGATTTAATGACGAGAGAGTTTGAATACATCTAG
- the rbcL gene encoding type III ribulose-bisphosphate carboxylase: MKVEWYLDFVDLDYTPGRDELIVEYYFEPNGVSPEEAAGRIASESSIGTWTTLWKMPEMAKRSMAKVFYLEKSGEGYIAKIAYPLTLFEEGSIVQLLSAIAGNIFGMKALKNLRLLDFHPPYEYLRHFKGPQYGVKGIREFMGVKERPLTATVPKPKMGWSVDEYAEIAYELWSGGIDLLKDDENFTSFPFNRFEERVKKLYRIRDIVEAETEERKEYLINITGSVDVMEKRAELVANEGGQYVMIDIIVTGWSALQYMREVTEDLGLAIHAHRAMHAAFTRNPKHGITMYAIAKLARMIGVDQIHTGTAVGKMAGDYEEVKRINDFLLSKWEHIREVFPVASGGLHPGLMPELIRLFGKDLVIQAGGGVMGHPDGPRAGAKALRDAIDAALEGVDLEEKAKSSPELKKALDKWGYLKPK, encoded by the coding sequence ATGAAGGTTGAGTGGTATTTAGACTTCGTTGACTTGGACTACACTCCAGGTAGAGATGAGTTAATTGTGGAGTATTACTTTGAACCAAACGGGGTTTCTCCAGAAGAAGCAGCCGGAAGGATAGCTAGTGAAAGCTCTATAGGAACGTGGACAACTCTCTGGAAAATGCCCGAAATGGCTAAGAGGAGTATGGCTAAGGTATTTTATCTAGAAAAAAGTGGGGAGGGATATATTGCTAAGATTGCATACCCATTAACGCTTTTCGAAGAAGGAAGCATAGTTCAACTTTTGAGTGCGATAGCTGGGAACATCTTCGGAATGAAAGCGTTAAAGAATTTGAGGCTTCTGGACTTCCATCCCCCTTATGAGTATCTGAGACATTTCAAAGGGCCACAGTATGGTGTAAAGGGAATTAGAGAATTCATGGGGGTTAAAGAGAGACCTTTGACTGCTACCGTTCCGAAGCCTAAGATGGGATGGAGTGTTGATGAATACGCGGAGATAGCATATGAACTCTGGAGTGGAGGGATCGATCTGTTAAAAGACGATGAAAACTTCACTAGCTTTCCATTCAACAGATTTGAAGAGAGAGTGAAAAAATTATATAGGATTAGGGATATCGTGGAGGCTGAAACTGAGGAAAGAAAAGAGTACCTAATCAACATTACTGGATCCGTTGATGTTATGGAGAAAAGAGCCGAACTAGTGGCGAATGAGGGAGGGCAGTACGTTATGATAGACATAATAGTCACTGGATGGAGCGCACTCCAGTACATGAGAGAGGTAACTGAGGATCTTGGATTGGCTATACATGCCCACAGAGCCATGCATGCCGCGTTCACTAGAAATCCCAAGCACGGGATAACGATGTATGCAATAGCCAAGCTTGCCAGAATGATTGGCGTTGATCAAATTCACACGGGGACTGCAGTTGGAAAGATGGCAGGTGATTATGAGGAGGTTAAAAGGATAAACGACTTCCTACTTAGTAAATGGGAGCACATAAGAGAAGTTTTCCCAGTAGCAAGTGGGGGACTTCACCCTGGATTGATGCCAGAGCTTATACGTCTCTTCGGGAAAGATCTCGTTATTCAAGCGGGTGGAGGAGTTATGGGGCACCCAGATGGGCCCAGGGCTGGAGCTAAAGCCTTGAGAGATGCAATAGATGCGGCTTTAGAAGGGGTTGATTTAGAGGAGAAGGCAAAGTCGAGTCCAGAGCTGAAAAAGGCATTAGACAAGTGGGGCTACCTAAAGCCTAAATGA
- the cobB gene encoding NAD-dependent protein deacetylase — MLGEVSKILAKSSMAIAFTGAGISAESGIPTFRGKDGLWRKYRAEELATPEAFKRDPKLVWEFYKWRIKKILEAKPNPAHIALAELEKMGIIKAVITQNVDDLHREAGSKNVIELHGNIFRVKCTSCSYREYLKESDRIGWLLSQELPRCPKCGSLLRPDVVWFGEALPEKELTTAFSLAKKADVVLVVGTSGVVYPAAYIPYIVKESGGIVVEINIEPSAITPIADFFLRGKAGEVLPKLVEEIRRISK; from the coding sequence ATGCTAGGTGAAGTGAGCAAAATCTTAGCAAAATCTTCTATGGCAATAGCATTTACTGGAGCGGGCATTAGTGCTGAGAGTGGTATCCCCACTTTTAGGGGAAAAGATGGACTATGGAGAAAGTATAGGGCTGAGGAGCTAGCTACTCCTGAAGCTTTTAAGAGAGATCCAAAGCTTGTATGGGAGTTCTACAAGTGGAGAATCAAGAAGATTTTGGAAGCGAAGCCAAATCCTGCTCACATAGCTTTGGCAGAGCTGGAGAAGATGGGAATAATAAAGGCCGTGATTACCCAAAACGTTGATGATCTTCACAGGGAAGCAGGGAGCAAGAATGTTATAGAGTTGCACGGAAATATATTTCGAGTTAAATGCACGAGTTGCTCATATAGAGAATACTTGAAGGAAAGTGACAGAATTGGGTGGCTACTTTCCCAAGAACTACCTAGGTGTCCCAAGTGTGGCTCTCTTCTAAGGCCCGATGTAGTTTGGTTTGGCGAGGCTTTGCCCGAAAAAGAGCTAACAACAGCGTTTTCACTAGCTAAAAAAGCTGATGTTGTTCTCGTTGTAGGAACTAGTGGCGTCGTATACCCTGCCGCATACATACCATATATAGTTAAGGAGAGCGGGGGTATTGTCGTTGAGATAAACATTGAACCCTCTGCAATCACTCCGATAGCGGACTTCTTCCTTAGGGGCAAAGCTGGAGAAGTTTTGCCAAAGTTGGTTGAGGAGATCAGGAGGATTTCTAAATGA
- a CDS encoding hydrogenase subunit MbhD domain-containing protein has protein sequence MDGTILEIITGIIAVTLALITVLHKKFLASLISYSLASLLLALLAMTFRAPDVALSLIVVGALVIGLFIFAHEETREEIKIDLKPGIAVIPLLLLLLKTRITPNSLTYEAYLSVWNLGNLVTEILAGWRFYDSVGEALILFSAAVGFSIVVRRVK, from the coding sequence ATGGATGGGACAATCCTTGAAATCATAACCGGAATAATTGCTGTTACGTTGGCCCTTATAACCGTGCTTCACAAGAAGTTCCTAGCTTCATTGATATCCTATTCTCTGGCTAGCCTATTGCTTGCCCTCCTAGCAATGACTTTTCGAGCTCCAGACGTGGCCCTCTCCCTAATAGTGGTAGGAGCTCTCGTTATAGGACTATTTATATTTGCCCATGAAGAGACCAGAGAAGAGATAAAGATAGATTTAAAACCTGGAATTGCTGTTATTCCACTTCTACTACTCTTACTGAAGACTAGGATAACTCCAAATTCCCTAACGTACGAAGCATATCTAAGTGTCTGGAATCTTGGAAACTTAGTTACTGAGATTTTAGCTGGATGGAGATTTTACGACAGCGTTGGTGAGGCACTAATCCTGTTTTCTGCAGCAGTGGGATTTAGCATAGTGGTTAGGAGGGTAAAGTGA
- a CDS encoding magnesium transporter translates to MVSKRYIQIVKTAVLTSFPALVACVFLDFFAGTFLGKFFTLIRENYPIILVILPGLMGLRGNIFGSLASRFSTMLYLGEMKPSLRDKMVTKNIFMSIVLSLLPVLFLWLVGSLKIRDVDIAIAVLLIILTSTIYTSLFLGYSTAFVSILPFKKGIDPDAIAAPVITSLADLVTVPLLVGFILLFSDHKTFLAITALALLVFFFLWRYSKFGKEDIVTFKEITSVIMFLAMISSITGSILESYSELLERVIIFSIMYPAILDTTGNLGSIIGAKTSTKIHLGEIEKTLNKDIAFEIGVYTILAYPLALLSNGIAVLVGRFLLNKTMGIIPEFVLLYPILAHLVMWFAYFIAIFAEKMRLDPDNVTVPTITTLADVFSTLFVVFIIKLII, encoded by the coding sequence ATGGTCAGCAAGAGGTATATTCAAATAGTGAAAACGGCTGTCCTTACATCATTTCCTGCGTTAGTTGCATGTGTATTTCTCGATTTCTTTGCTGGAACATTCCTAGGAAAATTTTTTACTCTTATAAGAGAGAATTACCCCATAATACTTGTTATACTCCCAGGTCTAATGGGTCTTAGGGGAAACATATTTGGATCTTTGGCATCAAGATTTTCTACAATGCTTTACTTAGGTGAAATGAAGCCTTCTTTAAGAGACAAAATGGTTACAAAAAATATCTTCATGAGCATAGTACTTTCTTTGCTTCCAGTATTGTTTCTTTGGCTAGTGGGATCTTTGAAAATTAGAGATGTCGATATTGCAATTGCAGTTCTCTTGATTATATTAACTTCTACAATTTATACAAGTTTATTCCTGGGGTATTCCACTGCCTTTGTATCAATACTACCCTTTAAGAAAGGGATTGATCCCGACGCAATTGCTGCTCCCGTAATAACTTCGCTGGCAGACTTAGTTACTGTTCCCCTTTTAGTCGGGTTTATACTTCTTTTCTCAGACCACAAAACGTTTCTAGCGATAACAGCATTGGCACTGCTCGTATTCTTCTTTCTCTGGAGGTACTCAAAGTTCGGAAAAGAAGACATAGTAACTTTCAAGGAGATAACAAGTGTAATAATGTTTCTAGCCATGATATCTAGCATAACTGGTTCTATCTTGGAGAGCTACAGCGAGCTCCTAGAGAGAGTGATAATTTTCAGTATTATGTACCCAGCAATCCTAGATACAACTGGAAATCTTGGGTCCATAATCGGAGCAAAAACTTCAACAAAAATTCATCTTGGAGAAATTGAGAAAACACTAAACAAGGATATTGCATTTGAGATAGGAGTTTACACTATCCTCGCTTACCCACTTGCCTTGTTGAGTAATGGAATAGCTGTCCTAGTTGGAAGATTTTTGCTCAACAAGACAATGGGGATAATTCCAGAATTTGTACTTCTGTATCCAATCCTGGCACACTTGGTTATGTGGTTTGCATACTTCATTGCAATATTCGCAGAAAAAATGAGACTTGACCCTGACAACGTTACCGTTCCCACAATAACAACTCTAGCAGATGTGTTT
- the mnhG gene encoding monovalent cation/H(+) antiporter subunit G: MIYLLFLVFGYSIMVFGALGLVRFPDLYTRLHAATKCDTGGMIGIILGLVFLTDASLFIKAKMFLLLFLIAMINPMVSHAIARGAYKMGIKPQVKVDMYGWDNP, translated from the coding sequence GTGATTTATCTACTATTTCTGGTCTTTGGGTACTCTATAATGGTCTTTGGGGCTCTTGGTCTGGTTAGATTTCCCGACTTATATACAAGGCTTCATGCAGCTACAAAATGTGACACTGGAGGAATGATTGGAATAATACTTGGGCTAGTATTCCTCACTGATGCCTCTCTGTTTATTAAAGCTAAGATGTTCCTCCTATTATTCCTAATAGCAATGATAAATCCTATGGTAAGCCATGCAATTGCGAGGGGAGCATATAAGATGGGAATAAAGCCCCAGGTGAAGGTGGATATGTATGGATGGGACAATCCTTGA
- a CDS encoding monovalent cation/H+ antiporter complex subunit F, whose product MVKEDVLVAGIWILLATAIIASYRVIFGPSLADRVVGLNTITTKIVGAIAILSVLWREWYLLDIAIVLLMVNSVGGLIIAKYMERRGRK is encoded by the coding sequence ATGGTTAAAGAAGATGTTTTGGTAGCGGGTATTTGGATACTTCTGGCAACGGCAATAATAGCATCCTATAGGGTAATCTTCGGCCCAAGCTTAGCTGACAGGGTAGTTGGTCTGAACACAATAACAACGAAGATAGTTGGAGCTATAGCTATACTTTCCGTTTTATGGAGGGAGTGGTACCTCCTAGATATTGCCATAGTCCTTCTCATGGTCAATTCAGTTGGTGGGCTTATAATTGCCAAGTATATGGAGAGGAGGGGGAGGAAGTGA
- a CDS encoding monovalent cation/H+ antiporter subunit E → MSRMPLYLKHRVEKVKERYLYEIYESKKLPPWERFLLTWAILLGFWVIITGDLTIRGLSLGIATTGIIAYYMRDLLTEDIRHSKHLVWKILYFLLIYLPQYLIIMAFRLLESNIKVARHVIFMDINPAIVKIKSDLHSNTGITLLANSITLTPGTLTLDVVRRLDGTYLYVHWIDAETLNPEKAGEVIKGDIEKWLKKMFW, encoded by the coding sequence ATGAGCAGAATGCCCCTCTATTTAAAACATCGAGTTGAGAAGGTAAAGGAAAGGTATCTCTATGAAATTTATGAGAGCAAAAAACTTCCCCCCTGGGAGAGATTCTTGCTTACTTGGGCGATACTTCTGGGATTTTGGGTAATTATAACTGGCGATTTGACCATTAGAGGGCTATCTCTAGGCATTGCAACTACTGGGATTATAGCCTACTACATGAGGGATCTTCTCACAGAGGACATAAGGCATTCCAAGCATTTGGTCTGGAAAATTCTCTACTTTCTCCTGATATACCTTCCACAGTATTTAATTATCATGGCCTTTAGGCTACTTGAGAGTAATATAAAAGTTGCAAGGCATGTAATATTCATGGACATAAATCCGGCAATAGTGAAGATTAAGAGCGACCTTCACTCCAACACTGGAATTACTCTACTGGCAAACTCAATAACTCTCACCCCTGGGACTTTAACCCTCGACGTCGTGAGGAGGCTAGATGGTACTTACCTCTACGTTCATTGGATAGATGCAGAAACTCTCAACCCTGAAAAGGCGGGAGAAGTAATTAAGGGGGATATCGAAAAATGGTTAAAGAAGATGTTTTGGTAG